From the Glutamicibacter halophytocola genome, the window TGGGTGCATTACGTTGAACCAACGGCACCGTAGCGGCGATGCCCGCCCGTTGCGCGGCAATAGATATGGCTTCAAGTTCGCCAAGATTAAGACCGGCAGGTTTCTCCACGACGAATGGAACACCGCGCTTGATCAGTTCCATGCATACCGCCGCCATCTCGTGGTGCGGGCTGAATACGTAGGCAAGATCGATCCGATCGGCCGACAGCGCTGCTTCCACGCTGGCGGTAATGGGGACTCCCCATGACGAAGCGTCGGCCACAGCATCTGGGTCGGAATCCTGAACGGCAACAACCTGGTGCCGCTCAAGCATCGCTTCACGATAGAGCGGGACATGCCAGTGCGAAGCACCCAAGACTACCGCACGGCGCCTTTCCGGAATTGTTACGGGGCCTTCTGAGGCCACGTTCAACTGACGGGGACTGGATGGACTTGGCACGAATACGACTTCCTTGTCTGAATTTCTGAGATCGATTGCAGAGATCGATTGCAGAAATCATGACACGAGCTCGCCGCACATGTCAACGCTCCGTCAATAGGGGCTCGCTATGGGTTTGAAAATGGTGTACTTTCTTGTCTCATGTTCCAAAAACTAGACACCCTTGACACCATTCGCGACTCCGGCAACGTCCTCATCGTTCGCCTGGATACCGCCGAGGAAGCCTTCGATGTTGCCTGCGCAGCGGTCGAAGGAGGCATCCGGGCGCTGGAGATCACCTTGTCGATTCCAGGTGCACTTTCAGTCATCGAACGACTCACCAAACGATTTGAATCCCACGACGTCGTCTTCGGTGCCGGCACCGTCCTTGACGGCTACGCAGCTTGGGCGAGCATCCAGGCAGGAGCCCAATTCCTCGTCAGCCCGAACCTCAATCCAGAGATGATTCGGGTTGCCAACCGATACCAGGTCGCCACGATCAGCGGAGCCTACACTCCGACCGAAATACAAGACACGGCGGAAGCCGGAGCGGATATGGTCAAGCTCTTCCCGACCGAAGCGGGAGGGATTCCGTACGCCAAGTCCGTATTGGCGCCACTGGCACACATTCCCCTCGTACCCGCCGGCGGTGTCACCACCGAAAATGTAGGAGACTGGTTCGCGGCAGGGGTTACTGCGGTCGGCGTCGGAAGCGCTATCACCAAGGCCGGCCGTCCCGACGGAGACATGTCCAAGGTGACTGCCGCGGCAGCTGACTTCGTCAACGCGATATCCCGCGCCCGGTCATGAGCGGCAGGAATCCAGCCCTGCCCACAGCCTATGTCGTAATCGGTGGCGCCGGGTCGGGCAAATCGACAGTGGCCAGGCACATCAGCTCCATCACCGGGGCCGCATATCTCGATAAAGACGCCATAGCTTCGCCCCTCGTTGAATTCGCGCTCACTGCATTAGGGCATGACCCGGACGACCGCGAGTCCAACGCGACCTACGTCGAATCGGTCATGCCTTTGGAGTACCAAGCACTCTTCGCCGTTGCCGCGACAAATCTGGATTTAGGGAACAGCGTTGTCCTCGACGCCCCGTTCGTCGCGTATCTGCCAGACCCTGAATACCTCGAGAAGTCCATTCTCCAGGCGAACTGGCCGGAGGCCACTATTCGAGTCATCCAAGTTCGAGCTTCCCCGCACGTCGTGAAATCGCGCCTGATTCAACGCGGCTACGACCGTGACCGGAAAAAATTGGCAAATTGGGAAGAGTACTGGAACCGTTTTGGCACTTTGTCCTGCGCTTGGCAGTGCGGACGCCACGATCGCGTCCTCAATGACAATGAGGGCACGTTCGAGCAGGTCACCGCCATCATCAATGATGATCATCCAACGCTTCAGATCGACGTATAGCGCTAGGTTCGGCGGTGACCCTTGACACAGCTAGAGGGCCATGGCATCTTTGTAACAGCGTTACCAAGTAACGCTGTTACAAACCCCGAAGGTGAGGAGAGCAAACATGGCTTTACTGGACGATGTCTCAAATGCCATCAAGGTACTTGAAATGCTTGCTCCTGAGCCCGAAGGGCTGAGAGTCACCCAAGTGGCGGATGGCCTTGGCATCAATAAGGCCATTGCTCATCGGCTACTCGGCGCATTGGTTAACGCAGGGTACGTTGCGCAAGATTCCAGAACGTCCTCCTACGTCGCCACCCATCGCCTCGGTGCCCTAGGGCTTCGCCAATTATCTTCGTCTGGCGTAGGAACATGGGCCCAACGCACCTTGGATCAACTGGCCGCAGAGTCAGAAGAATTGGTGCGTCTCGCGGTTTCATCGTCAGGTTCCCTGCAATGGATCGCTAAGGCCCAGGGGTCCAACTCCTCACTTCGTATTGATCCTGTCATGGGTCAAGAAGCGATACCGTACGCAACTGCCTCAGGCAAAGCTTGGCTAGCTTCACTCAACAAGGAACGTATCAACCGGATACTTCAAGAACACGGGCTAGTCCCCCAGACCGAACGAACCGTTACCGATGTCGCTGACATCTTCGACGAGCTTCAAGAGGTTCAGGAAAGAGGATACGCCATGACCTTTGAGGAAATGGACCCCGGCATCAACGCCGTGGCTGCACCAGTTTTCGGTGCGGGCACTGACGAGGAGGCCACGGGAACGCTCAGTATCGCTGGTCCTTCGATCCGGATGACCCGTACACGCATGGACGAGTTGGCTCCCGCGCTGCTCGAAGCGGCAAACGAGATAGCTGCAAGCTGGCCCTCTTATGCTTATCTCTCGACAAACGAAGTACTCTCTGCATGACTGTTTAACAGCAGCCATAGTCAATGGATTGAAGCCTCGGCACTTAACGCCTAGCGATCAAATTCATTCTTCCCCCACTTTCCATCCCCTCTTTGGACAACAACCCGCTTGGGCTTAGCCCTCCCTTCCGCGCGCCTAAAATTCCTGCGCCTTTCTCCAATTCCTATAACAGGAGAGTTCAATGACGACCTCACGCCCCTCTGCTCAAGGCCTCCCGGCCCTCGACGATAGTGCTCCAGCACCGAAACCGCGTTCCGCGAATCTTCTCGCCGGAACTGTAGGGCACTTCGTCGAGTGGTACGACTGGTACATCTACGGCCTGCTAGCCGCCATATTCTCCGGTCAGATTTTCCCTAGCGAATCAGCCTTCGCCTCGCTTATGTCTGCACTCTTGACCTACTCGCTTGGCTTCGTGGTTCGCCCACTCAGCGGCATCATCATTTCACCATTTGCCGACAGGTACGGGCGGCGCCGGATTTTGACCATAGCCATTTCCGGGATGGCCTTGGGCGCGCTCATCATTGGCCTGACGCCTTCCTTTGACTCCATTGGATACTTGGCACCGATATTGTTCGTGATCGCTAGAATCATGCAGGGAATTTCTTCAGGCACCGAAATGCAAAGCGCCATCGCTTTCATGGTTGAACATGCCCCTGCAAACCGGCGTGCCCTCTTCGGCTCATTCACCAACGCAGCCAGCGGCTTCGCTACCCTCTGCGCCACCGGCGCTGCAGCCGCGGTAACGGCAGCGTTCACGCCGGAGGACCTGGCAGCCTACGGATGGAGAATTCCCTTCATCATTGGTGGGGTCTTCGGCGTGATCGGCCTGGTGCTTCGTGCCAAATCGGACGAGACTCCCGAGTTCGAGGCCAATAAGAATGACTCCGCGGATTCCACAACTGGCAAGCTGAAAGACCTTTTGCGCAACCACCCTAAGGCGCTCATCCAAACCGCTGCGCTGTCGGCACCGGCAGTTGCCTACTACACGTGGGCTACGTTCCTGCCAACTTTCGCGAATCTCACCAGTGGTCGCAACCTTTCTGAAACCCTGGCCGGTAGCGTCATCGGACTAGCCTTGTTGGTCATCATCGTCCCATTCTGCGGATACTTGTCCGACCGAATTGGACGCCAGAAGATCTTCCCGATCATTGGAGCGAGCGGGATGATCGTGCTGTTCTACCCAATGATGCTTCTTCTGGAAAAACCGGGTTTCTGGGTCTACGTGCTTGTCTCGGCCTCCGGCTGGGTCGTGCTCGGAATCTGGCAGGCAATCTATCCGACCATCCAGGCAGAGCTGTTCCCAGCATCGGTCCGGGTCTCAGGCATTGGCTTCGCGCACCAGATCGTCATAGCGATTTTTGGTGGAACTGCACCACTTATTGCCACAGCATTCGTGAGCGCTGGACATCCAATGCTCGTGGCGGTCTACATGATCGTTGTCGTAGCCATCTGCCTCGGCGTTTACTTCACCCTCCCTGAAACTGGACACCGTTCAGAACGCGCATCCGTAGCGGTGAACAGCAAGGAAGCGAACGACCACTAGGATTTGATTCATTATCTTCAACAGCCGGACTCTGCACAGCAAAGTCCGGCTGTTGTGCGATTAGGGAGTTGCGCCAATTGGACAAGCGCCTCCAGGACTCACACTGCCAGGTTTGCGATGGCTTCCATCTCGAATCACCGGCAGATCGACCTTCATCCGGACGCCGGCTACACCGGAATATTCGCCTATTGCTCCATGAACCTAGCTATGGCCAGGTGACTAGCACCAAGGTCGAGCCCCGAATAATCCATGCGCTGTCCAGGCTGGCGAACATGTCAGGCGCGATCCGCCGGCTGGCCTCAGAGGACGAGTTGGAGAGCGCCGGGGTTCGGGGCTTTATCGGCCGAAATTGCATTCAGGATGCCTACTGCACTGATCAAGCCCATGCGATAGGCAATAGTCCACCCCGGCTTGTCTTGCCACGACGCAACATTGCTCTCCTCGGCCGCTATTCTGCCCGCTCACGGGGTGAAGCGGTACCCCATTCCCAATTCGGTCAGGAAATAGCGCGGATTCGAAGGCTCGGGTTCCAGCTTGGTGCGCAGCTGCGACATGTAGACCCGCAGGTAATTCGCTTCCTCGCCGTACTCCGGCCCCCAGACCGTGGTCAGCAGCTCGCTGCGCCCGATCAGCCGGTGCGGGTTGCTGGCCAGCACCTCCAGCACCCGCCATTCCAGGCGGGTCAGCCGCACCGCTTCGCCGTGGACGGTAGCCGAATGGCTGGACAGGTCAATGCGCAGCCGCCCATCCGAGGTTTCCACCACCGCCTGCCCCGGGTCTGGAAGCGCACGGCGCAACGCGGCGCGCAAGCGCGCCAGCAACTCGTCCATGGCAAAGGGCTTGGTGACAAAATCATCGGCGCCGCGGTCCAGGGCATCAACCTTGCTATGCGATTCGTGCCGGGCCGAGACGACGATAATCGGCACGCTCGACCAGCCGCGGATCCCGTCGATGACCTCTGAGCCGTCAAGATCCGGCAAGCCCAAATCCAGCAGGATCACATCCGGATGCGCATCGGCGGCCAGCTGCAGGCATTGCAGCCCGGTCGCCGCGTGCAGCGCCCGGTAGCCCCGTGCCTTGAGATTGACCAGCAGGGCGCGGGCGATCTGCGGGTCATCTTCCACGATCAGTACGGTGGCGCTCATGTTCTTTCCTCTGATATCGGCAGGGTGAAGACCATCGTGGCCCCACCTCCAGGGGTGTGCTCGGCATGGACCTGTCCTTCCATGCCCTCGGCCAGGCCCCGGGCCACGGCAAGGCCCAGTCCCAGCCCGGTGGCGTTATCCCGGTCCCCCTGGCGCTGGAAGGGCCGGAAGATCTGCTCGCGCTGCTCTTGCGGGACCCCTTGTCCGTGGTCGACCACCTGGATCTGGACCTCCGTTGGCGTCGGCACCGCGCGCAGCTGCAAGGGGTGCTCCCCGCCGTAGCGCAGGGCGTTCTCCAGCAGATTGGCCAGAACACGGACCGCCAGCCCGTAGTCGCCGCTGACCTTGGGGCAGCCCGGCGGTATCTGCACCTGCAAGTGGCCGGGGCGGATCTGCGCGGCCAGGTCCCGCACCGCGGAGGCGGCCAGGTCCTCGACCTGGATGGGGCTGCGATGCACCACCAGTTCCCCGGCCTGGATCCGGCTCATGCTCAGCAGGTCCTCGATCCGCTCGCTGAGCTGGTCCGCCGATTCCTCGATGGTGGCCAGCAAATCCGCGATGTCTTCTTCGCTGAGCACCACATCCTGCATGCGCAGGCTCGAGGCCGAGGCCTTGATCCCCGACAGCGGGGTGCGCAAATCATGGGAGACCGCGGCCAGCAGGGCGGTGCGCATTGCATTTCCGGCGGCCAGCTCCCGCGATTGCAGGCGCACCTCGGCGAGCTGCCGATGCTGCAGCACCGCGGCAATGCGCCCGGCAAAGGCCTCGAAGACCCCCTGGTCCGATGCTTCCAGCGGAATCCCGTCGATGAGCAGCACATGCTCGGCATCCACGGACACGGTGTAGTCGCTGGCGCCGGCCTCGGCGGGCGCGGCTCCGGCCGTGGCCACGGTGCGCGGGGCCTTGGACCCGTCCTCGCCGCGGCGGGCCAGGGCGACCCCGCGCAGCGAATAGGAGCGGCGCAGCCATTCGAGCAGGGCCGTGACGCTCAGGCCCTCGCGGATCACCCCGCCGGAGAGCTCGAAGAGCATGTCGGCCTGGTGCCTGGCCCGGCGCGCCTCGGCGGTGCGCCTCGCCTCGATATCCACCACCCGCGCCACCCCGGCAGCGACCAGCAGGAACAGCCCCAGGGCCACCACGTTGAACGGCTCGTGGATATGCCATTGCCCGGTGGGCGGAGTGAAATACCAGTTCAGGATCGCGGTGCCCAGCAGGGTGGCGGTGACCGCGGGCCACCAGCCGCCCAGCAGCGCCACGAACACCACCAGGGTCAGCTGGCACAGGAAGTTCAGGGTCAGCAGTTCTCCCTCGCTGCCGCTGAGCAGGAAGCCCGCGGCCAGCAGGGGTGGCCCGGCGGCAGCCAGGATCCAGCCAGCCAGCCGGCGGCCTGCGCCCAGCGACTGGCGGGCGCGGACACCAGGCTCTTCCCCGGTGCCCGGCTTTTCCGGGCGCGCAATCAGCAGGATGACAGGATCGCTGGCCCCATTGGCCTGCCGCAGCAGCTTGAAGGCCAGGCCCTCGCCGGAAGACTGCGCTCCGGCACCGGCCCTGGGCCCGCCGAGCACCAGGTGCGTGGCCTGGGTGCTCCTGGCGAATCCGAGCAGCGCCTCGGCGATGTCCTGGCCGAGCACCATATGCCAGGAAGCTCCTGCCTCTTCGGCCAGGGCGCGAAGCCGGTCCAGTTCGCCGTCCGGCTGCCGGGGATCGGCCGCGACGCCACGCTGCGGGACGTGCACGGCCAGCACCTCGGCCCCGGGCATCCGCGCCGCCTGATCGCAGGCTCGGCGCAGCAGCAGCTCGGACCCGGATCCCCCGGAGAGCGCCACGATCACCAGCGGCCTGGCTGGCTGCGGCGTTGTCGGCAGTTCCATGCTGCTCCTTAGCTTTCGGCACCTCATCTGCTACTCAGCGATCGTATCGGATCCGGGCGGTCAGCCAATGACTGGCTGCTCTTCGGGCAGCTTGAACAGCAGCCGCCGGCCGCGCAGGGCCAGCGCCGCGGCGGCCGAGACGATCCCGACACGGCCGATGAACATGAGGCTGATGATCACCCACTGGGCCGCGGTCGGCAGATCCGCGGTGATGCCCATGCTCACCCCGACCGTTGCGAAGGCCGAGACGGATTCGAACAGGACCTCTTCCGTCGAGTGATCGGTGAGCACCAGCAGCGCCAGCGTGCCGGCCACCACTGCGCCCAGCCCCAGCAGCGCCACGGACAGCGCCTGCCGCTGGATCGCCGAGCCGATGGCCCGGCGCCACACGGTGATCTGGTCGTGGCCGCGCGCCTCGCTCCATACCGCGAAGGCGAGCACCAGGAAGGTGCTGATCTTGATGCCGCCGGCGGTGCCCGCGCTGCCGCCGCCGATGAACATCAGCACTTCGGTCACCAGCAGGGTTTCGGGCGAGGCCTGGCCGTAGTCGATATTGTTGAACCCCGCGGTACGCGGAAAGACGCTTAGCC encodes:
- a CDS encoding ATP-binding protein, whose amino-acid sequence is MELPTTPQPARPLVIVALSGGSGSELLLRRACDQAARMPGAEVLAVHVPQRGVAADPRQPDGELDRLRALAEEAGASWHMVLGQDIAEALLGFARSTQATHLVLGGPRAGAGAQSSGEGLAFKLLRQANGASDPVILLIARPEKPGTGEEPGVRARQSLGAGRRLAGWILAAAGPPLLAAGFLLSGSEGELLTLNFLCQLTLVVFVALLGGWWPAVTATLLGTAILNWYFTPPTGQWHIHEPFNVVALGLFLLVAAGVARVVDIEARRTAEARRARHQADMLFELSGGVIREGLSVTALLEWLRRSYSLRGVALARRGEDGSKAPRTVATAGAAPAEAGASDYTVSVDAEHVLLIDGIPLEASDQGVFEAFAGRIAAVLQHRQLAEVRLQSRELAAGNAMRTALLAAVSHDLRTPLSGIKASASSLRMQDVVLSEEDIADLLATIEESADQLSERIEDLLSMSRIQAGELVVHRSPIQVEDLAASAVRDLAAQIRPGHLQVQIPPGCPKVSGDYGLAVRVLANLLENALRYGGEHPLQLRAVPTPTEVQIQVVDHGQGVPQEQREQIFRPFQRQGDRDNATGLGLGLAVARGLAEGMEGQVHAEHTPGGGATMVFTLPISEERT
- a CDS encoding bifunctional 4-hydroxy-2-oxoglutarate aldolase/2-dehydro-3-deoxy-phosphogluconate aldolase, whose translation is MFQKLDTLDTIRDSGNVLIVRLDTAEEAFDVACAAVEGGIRALEITLSIPGALSVIERLTKRFESHDVVFGAGTVLDGYAAWASIQAGAQFLVSPNLNPEMIRVANRYQVATISGAYTPTEIQDTAEAGADMVKLFPTEAGGIPYAKSVLAPLAHIPLVPAGGVTTENVGDWFAAGVTAVGVGSAITKAGRPDGDMSKVTAAAADFVNAISRARS
- a CDS encoding MFS transporter; the protein is MTTSRPSAQGLPALDDSAPAPKPRSANLLAGTVGHFVEWYDWYIYGLLAAIFSGQIFPSESAFASLMSALLTYSLGFVVRPLSGIIISPFADRYGRRRILTIAISGMALGALIIGLTPSFDSIGYLAPILFVIARIMQGISSGTEMQSAIAFMVEHAPANRRALFGSFTNAASGFATLCATGAAAAVTAAFTPEDLAAYGWRIPFIIGGVFGVIGLVLRAKSDETPEFEANKNDSADSTTGKLKDLLRNHPKALIQTAALSAPAVAYYTWATFLPTFANLTSGRNLSETLAGSVIGLALLVIIVPFCGYLSDRIGRQKIFPIIGASGMIVLFYPMMLLLEKPGFWVYVLVSASGWVVLGIWQAIYPTIQAELFPASVRVSGIGFAHQIVIAIFGGTAPLIATAFVSAGHPMLVAVYMIVVVAICLGVYFTLPETGHRSERASVAVNSKEANDH
- a CDS encoding response regulator, which codes for MSATVLIVEDDPQIARALLVNLKARGYRALHAATGLQCLQLAADAHPDVILLDLGLPDLDGSEVIDGIRGWSSVPIIVVSARHESHSKVDALDRGADDFVTKPFAMDELLARLRAALRRALPDPGQAVVETSDGRLRIDLSSHSATVHGEAVRLTRLEWRVLEVLASNPHRLIGRSELLTTVWGPEYGEEANYLRVYMSQLRTKLEPEPSNPRYFLTELGMGYRFTP
- a CDS encoding AAA family ATPase; translated protein: MSGRNPALPTAYVVIGGAGSGKSTVARHISSITGAAYLDKDAIASPLVEFALTALGHDPDDRESNATYVESVMPLEYQALFAVAATNLDLGNSVVLDAPFVAYLPDPEYLEKSILQANWPEATIRVIQVRASPHVVKSRLIQRGYDRDRKKLANWEEYWNRFGTLSCAWQCGRHDRVLNDNEGTFEQVTAIINDDHPTLQIDV
- a CDS encoding IclR family transcriptional regulator, encoding MALLDDVSNAIKVLEMLAPEPEGLRVTQVADGLGINKAIAHRLLGALVNAGYVAQDSRTSSYVATHRLGALGLRQLSSSGVGTWAQRTLDQLAAESEELVRLAVSSSGSLQWIAKAQGSNSSLRIDPVMGQEAIPYATASGKAWLASLNKERINRILQEHGLVPQTERTVTDVADIFDELQEVQERGYAMTFEEMDPGINAVAAPVFGAGTDEEATGTLSIAGPSIRMTRTRMDELAPALLEAANEIAASWPSYAYLSTNEVLSA